Proteins from a single region of Pyrus communis chromosome 6, drPyrComm1.1, whole genome shotgun sequence:
- the LOC137738207 gene encoding pathogenesis-related protein PR-1-like yields the protein MKAQFLFILFALYLTDVGSATSAHEQKPNNETVWRVSKQLCWGCIGESLEFLFQHNLVRAAKWEMPFMWDFQLEKYARWWAGQRKSDCKLQHSFPEDGFKLGENIYWGSGSTWTPSDAVKTWAAEEKYYSYMTNTCEAGQMCGHYTQIVWKTTTRLGCARVVCDDGDVFMTCNYDPLGNYIGERPY from the coding sequence ATGAAGGCACAATTCCTCTTTATCCTCTTTGCTCTCTACCTTACTGACGTCGGCTCAGCTACTTCTGCACATGAACAAAAGCCAAACAACGAGACCGTCTGGAGGGTCTCAAAACAACTATGCTGGGGTTGCATAGGAGAGTCCTTAGAATTTTTGTTCCAACACAATTTGGTGAGGGCAGCAAAGTGGGAGATGCCATTCATGTGGGACTTTCAACTCGAGAAATATGCTAGGTGGTGGGCAGGCCAGAGAAAATCCGATTGCAAATTGCAGCATTCGTTCCCGGAAGACGGGTTCAAACTAGGAGAAAACATATACTGGGGCAGCGGCTCGACATGGACTCCAAGCGACGCAGTGAAGACATGGGCTGCTGAAGAGAAGTACTACAGTTACATGACGAACACGTGCGAGGCTGGTCAAATGTGCGGACATTATACTCAAATTGTGTGGAAGACTACGACGAGACTCGGGTGTGCTAGGGTTGTGTGTGACGATGGAGATGTGTTTATGACTTGTAATTATGATCCTCTGGGGAATTATATTGGTGAGAGGCCATACTAG
- the LOC137737790 gene encoding protein DETOXIFICATION 16-like has translation MLSFRRKETKQNTQMDPEVQTAGLESPLIPVLPQELEVQRKQGPLSKDEVIKEVKKQLLLAGPLVSSNFLLFGMQVISVMYVGHLGELALAGASMATSFASVTGLSLIIGMGSALDTFCGQSYGAKQYHMLGIHLQRAMLVLGLVCIPLATVWFNAGHILKFLGQDPEIAAAAGNYARFLIPCLFAYAIQQCHSRFLQTQNNVVPMIASTGTATLLHLFLCWFLVYKTSLGYRGAALANSISYWINALLLVVYVRVSPSCKHTWAGFSKEAFCGIPDFIKLSIPSAVMISLEIWSFELMVLLSGFLPNPKLETSVLSISLNTCSMVYMIPMAFSGAASTRVSNQLGASQPRLAILAVRVALSIVVIEGFLIGAVLILGRKVWGYCYSNETEVVNYVGEMLILVAVSHFFDGIQSVLSGVIRGSGQQKVGAYVNLGAYYLMGIPVAVLLAFVLHVGGKGLWTGIIVALFVQALCLSIIIICTDWEKEVKNASDRVYNTMTSADTS, from the exons ATGCTTTCTTTtcgaagaaaagaaacaaaacaaaatacccAAATGGATCCGGAAGTACAAACAGCGGGTCTCGAGTCACCCTTGATTCCAGTTCTTCCTCAAGAACTTGAAGTACAAAGAAAACAAGGACCGCTGAGCAAAGATGAGGTTATCAAGGAAGTAAAGAAGCAGCTTTTGTTGGCAGGGCCACTTGTGTCCTCAAATTTCTTGCTATTTGGTATGCAGGTGATTTCAGTCATGTATGTTGGTCACCTTGGGGAGCTGGCACTTGCAGGTGCTTCCATGGCCACTTCATTTGCTTCAGTCACTGGTTTGAGCTTGATA ATAGGAATGGGGAGTGCATTAGACACATTCTGCGGCCAGTCCTATGGTGCAAAACAGTATCACATGCTTGGTATACACTTACAGAGAGCAATGCTTGTTCTTGGCCTGGTCTGCATTCCTTTGGCAACTGTATGGTTCAATGCTGGTCATATTCTTAAATTCTTGGGTCAAGATCCTGAAATAGCAGCTGCTGCTGGAAATTATGCTCGTTTCCTGATTCCGTGTCTTTTTGCATATGCAATTCAACAATGTCATTCTAGATTTTTGCAAACTCAAAACAATGTGGTTCCCATGATTGCTAGCACAGGCACAGCAACGCTATTGCACTTGTTTCTCTGTTGGTTTCTGGTATACAAGACTAGCCTTGGATATAGAGGTGCGGCGTTGGCAAACTCCATCTCATATTGGATCAATGCATTGTTGTTAGTTGTTTATGTCAGAGTCTCTCCCTCTTGTAAGCATACATGGGCTGGATTCTCAAAGGAGGCCTTCTGTGGAATTCCCGATTTTATAAAACTATCTATTCCTTCTGCTGTAATGATCAG CTTGGAGATTTGGTCATTCGAATTGATGGTCCTCTTATCCGGTTTCCTTCCTAATCCAAAGCTAGAAACCTCAGTCCTCTCAATCAG CCTTAACACATGTTCAATGGTGTACATGATTCCAATGGCATTCAGTGGTGCAGCAAG CACAAGGGTTTCAAATCAATTGGGTGCTAGCCAACCACGACTCGCAATTCTAGCAGTACGTGTTGCACTGTCCATTGTGGTTATTGAAGGCTTTTTGATCGGTGCTGTCCTGATATTGGGTCGAAAAGTTTGGGGCTACTGTTACAGCAATGAAACTGAAGTTGTGAATTATGTGGGTGAAATGTTGATTTTGGTTGCGGTATCTCACTTTTTTGATGGAATTCAATCTGTGCTTTCAG GGGTCATAAGAGGAAGTGGGCAGCAAAAGGTTGGGGCATATGTTAATCTGGGAGCTTACTATCTTATGGGCATTCCTGTTGCAGTCTTATTAGCTTTTGTCCTGCACGTTGGAGGGAAG GGTCTTTGGACGGGAATTATCGTGGCTCTATTCGTGCAGGCACTATGTCTTTCGATCATAATCATATGCACAGATTGGGAGAAAGAA GTGAAGAACGCTTCTGACAGAGTGTACAACACAATGACCTCGGCTGATACGTCAtag